The following coding sequences lie in one Mycobacterium sp. DL440 genomic window:
- a CDS encoding MFS transporter, producing the protein MSDTLVDSGQDIDAGLAYLSIRQRYWLLAVACMDVSIVIASMVALNAALPDIARETAATQAQLTWVIDGYTLVLACLLLPAGAIGDRYGRRGALLTGLAVFVLASAAPMLFDDPVQLIASRAVAGAGAAFIMPATLSLLTAAFPKSERNKAVGIWAGVVGSGAVFGFLITGGLLHFWSWQSIFATFALAGVGLFALTCTVSSSRDEDAAPLDWIGAALIAAAVAIFVLGVVEAPVRGWTHPMVWGCMTGGIGLAIAFAFVQLKRRHPLLDVRLFRKPDFAAGAVGVTFLFFANFGYFFVSMQYIQLVMGYSPIQTAIALCPLMIPVLLLGATTHLYLPRLGLRLCVTIGLLVIAAGLLCMRLLQLDSGYLDYTWPLLIISTGIGLCTAPTTSAIMGAVPDEKQGVASAVNDTTREVGAALGIAVAGSILAAQYQNHLGPKLTGLTAEIRDPILSSLAEALTVAGQLGPQGATVSGLAKQAFLDATNSALLVMAMVLAVAAVFVGIWAPGRDGEQLRIVRRLRSRETPQPDDRSWQWSRAGRGW; encoded by the coding sequence ATGTCTGACACCCTCGTCGATTCTGGCCAGGATATAGATGCGGGCCTGGCATATCTGTCGATCCGGCAGCGGTACTGGCTGCTCGCCGTGGCCTGTATGGACGTCTCCATCGTGATCGCATCGATGGTCGCCCTGAACGCCGCGCTGCCCGACATCGCCCGCGAGACCGCCGCCACCCAAGCCCAACTCACCTGGGTGATCGACGGGTACACCCTGGTGCTGGCCTGCCTGCTGCTGCCCGCCGGTGCGATCGGCGACCGCTACGGCAGGCGCGGCGCCCTACTGACCGGCCTCGCGGTCTTCGTCCTCGCCTCAGCGGCGCCCATGCTGTTCGACGACCCGGTCCAGCTGATCGCGTCCCGTGCCGTGGCCGGGGCCGGCGCTGCCTTCATCATGCCGGCCACCCTGTCCCTGCTGACCGCCGCGTTTCCAAAGTCCGAGCGCAACAAGGCAGTTGGGATCTGGGCCGGCGTCGTCGGATCGGGAGCCGTCTTCGGCTTCCTGATCACCGGCGGGTTGCTGCACTTCTGGTCCTGGCAATCCATCTTCGCGACCTTCGCCCTCGCCGGGGTGGGGTTGTTCGCCCTGACCTGCACCGTGTCCTCCTCCCGGGATGAGGACGCCGCACCGCTGGACTGGATCGGCGCGGCACTGATCGCCGCGGCAGTGGCGATCTTCGTGCTCGGGGTGGTGGAAGCCCCGGTGCGGGGATGGACGCACCCAATGGTATGGGGTTGCATGACCGGCGGAATCGGCCTCGCAATTGCGTTCGCCTTCGTGCAACTCAAACGGCGGCACCCGCTACTCGATGTCCGGCTGTTCAGAAAACCCGACTTCGCCGCCGGCGCAGTGGGCGTGACGTTCCTGTTCTTCGCGAACTTCGGCTACTTCTTCGTCAGCATGCAATACATCCAGCTGGTCATGGGTTACAGCCCGATTCAGACGGCAATCGCCCTGTGTCCATTGATGATTCCCGTACTTCTCCTCGGTGCCACCACGCACCTGTACCTGCCGCGGCTGGGTTTGCGGCTGTGCGTGACGATCGGGCTTCTGGTGATCGCCGCGGGTCTGTTGTGCATGCGACTGCTTCAGCTCGACTCCGGTTACCTCGACTACACCTGGCCACTGCTGATCATCAGCACAGGCATCGGTCTGTGCACTGCGCCAACGACATCGGCCATCATGGGCGCGGTCCCCGACGAGAAACAGGGCGTGGCGTCCGCGGTGAACGACACCACCCGGGAAGTCGGTGCCGCCTTGGGCATCGCGGTGGCCGGGTCCATCCTGGCCGCCCAGTACCAGAATCACTTGGGGCCCAAGCTAACCGGGCTAACCGCCGAGATACGCGATCCCATCCTCAGCTCGCTGGCCGAGGCACTCACCGTGGCCGGGCAACTGGGTCCGCAGGGCGCGACCGTCAGCGGGCTCGCCAAGCAGGCCTTCCTGGACGCGACAAACTCAGCCCTGCTCGTGATGGCGATGGTGCTGGCAGTGGCGGCGGTGTTCGTCGGGATCTGGGCGCCGGGCCGCGACGGTGAGCAGCTCCGGATCGTCCGGCGGCTCAGGTCGCGAGAAACTCCGCAGCCCGATGACCGATCATGGCAATGGTCGCGTGCGGGCCGCGGCTGGTGA
- a CDS encoding TetR/AcrR family transcriptional regulator → MTAESGDPRPARSRARLLEAATTLLRSGGPSAVTVDAVTRAANVARATLYRHFPSGNDLLAAAFRALIPAAPMPPEDGPLRDRLIALVQAQADSIAEAPISITAMSWLALGGDMEQLPWRTDDSAEVRTLRERVAEQYALPFEAIFDSPEAVAELGDVDRTQAAALLLGPIVLGKLSTLSEFDYTACVRAAVDGFLATHRRSGQAQRSE, encoded by the coding sequence ATGACTGCCGAAAGCGGTGACCCGCGTCCGGCCCGATCCCGGGCCCGGTTGCTCGAGGCGGCGACGACGCTGTTGCGGTCAGGTGGTCCGAGTGCGGTGACGGTCGACGCGGTCACCAGGGCTGCGAATGTGGCCAGGGCGACGCTGTACCGGCACTTCCCGAGCGGAAATGACTTGCTCGCCGCGGCATTTCGGGCACTCATCCCGGCTGCGCCGATGCCGCCGGAGGACGGGCCGCTGCGTGACCGACTGATTGCGCTGGTTCAGGCGCAGGCCGACTCGATCGCCGAGGCGCCGATCAGCATCACCGCGATGTCATGGTTGGCGCTCGGCGGCGACATGGAACAGCTGCCGTGGCGGACGGACGACAGCGCCGAGGTGCGGACTCTGCGTGAGCGGGTGGCCGAGCAGTACGCGCTGCCGTTCGAGGCGATCTTCGACAGCCCCGAGGCTGTGGCTGAGCTCGGCGACGTCGATCGCACGCAGGCCGCCGCGCTGCTGCTGGGTCCGATTGTGTTGGGCAAGCTCAGCACGCTGTCGGAATTCGACTACACCGCCTGCGTGCGGGCCGCGGTGGATGGCTTCCTGGCCACCCACCGAAGGTCTGGGCAGGCTCAGCGCAGCGAGTAA
- a CDS encoding cytochrome P450 — protein sequence MSAPTMDDAAKVLADPTAYADDARLHSALTHLRANNPVAWVDNRPYRPFWAITRHADIMAVERDNELFISEPRPLLSTAAADDLAKQQLEAGMGLRTLIHMDDPHHRKVRAIGADWFRPKAMRALKVRVDELAKRYVDKMRDIGPECDFVTAIAVDFPLYVIMSLLGLPEEDFSRMHMLTQEMFGGDDDEYKREGGSLEDQLAVLMDFFAYFSTLTASRRANPTEDLASAIANGAIDGEPLSDVDTASYYVIVASAGHDTTKDAISGGLHALIENPDQLTRLRAQPELMGTAVEEMIRWSTPVKEFMRTATADTTVRGVPIAKGESVYLAYVSGNRDEEVFDNPHRFDVGRDPNKHLAFGYGVHFCLGAALARMEMNSLFTELLSRLDSIELAGTPELSATTFVGGLKHLPVRYSLR from the coding sequence ATGAGCGCGCCGACGATGGATGACGCCGCGAAGGTGCTCGCCGATCCGACGGCCTACGCCGACGACGCACGCCTGCACTCCGCGCTGACCCATTTGCGCGCCAACAATCCGGTGGCCTGGGTGGACAACCGGCCCTACCGGCCGTTCTGGGCGATCACCAGGCACGCGGACATCATGGCCGTCGAACGGGACAACGAGCTCTTCATCAGCGAGCCGCGGCCGCTCCTGTCCACCGCCGCCGCCGACGATCTGGCCAAACAGCAACTCGAGGCCGGCATGGGCCTGCGCACCCTGATCCACATGGACGATCCCCACCACCGCAAGGTGCGGGCCATCGGCGCAGATTGGTTCCGCCCCAAGGCAATGCGGGCACTCAAGGTTCGCGTCGACGAGCTCGCCAAACGTTATGTCGACAAGATGCGGGATATCGGGCCCGAGTGCGATTTCGTCACCGCCATCGCCGTCGACTTCCCGCTCTACGTGATCATGTCCCTGCTCGGCCTGCCCGAGGAGGACTTCTCGCGCATGCACATGCTCACCCAGGAGATGTTCGGCGGGGACGACGACGAGTACAAGCGTGAGGGCGGCTCGCTGGAGGACCAGCTCGCCGTCCTGATGGACTTCTTCGCCTACTTCTCGACGCTCACCGCGTCGCGCCGCGCGAACCCGACCGAGGACCTGGCATCGGCCATCGCCAACGGCGCCATCGACGGGGAACCGCTGTCCGACGTCGACACCGCGTCGTACTACGTCATCGTCGCCAGCGCCGGCCACGACACCACCAAGGACGCGATCTCCGGCGGACTCCACGCGCTCATCGAGAATCCCGACCAGTTGACCAGGCTGCGGGCACAACCCGAGTTGATGGGCACCGCGGTCGAAGAGATGATCCGGTGGTCCACCCCGGTCAAGGAGTTCATGCGGACCGCCACCGCCGACACCACGGTGCGCGGCGTGCCGATCGCCAAGGGTGAATCCGTCTATCTGGCCTACGTTTCGGGCAACCGTGACGAGGAAGTCTTCGACAACCCGCACCGCTTCGATGTCGGGCGGGATCCGAACAAGCACCTGGCCTTCGGATACGGCGTGCACTTCTGCCTGGGTGCAGCACTGGCCCGGATGGAGATGAACAGCTTGTTCACCGAGTTGCTGAGCCGACTGGACTCCATCGAATTGGCCGGAACACCAGAGCTTTCCGCGACGACGTTCGTCGGCGGGCTCAAGCACCTGCCGGTTCGTTACTCGCTGCGCTGA
- a CDS encoding carboxylesterase/lipase family protein, with amino-acid sequence MRSGRRVVALLAVLAMLVGGCARGGGHAATPGHPAVDPPGHLQGRDPAIVQTTAGTLRGTVASDHRLFAGLPYAAAPVGPMRFSAPAPAPGWPGERDATRPGPRCIQDPDSDPERGANSAEDCLSLNVWTPPVSDELRPVMVWIHGGAFVGGSSDIYDAGRLAAHGDIVVVTINYRLGTLGFLAHPALGAGGDIGNYGLADQQAALRWVRDNIADFGGDPEKVTVAGESAGGMSVCDHLVSPGSAGLFRAAILMSAPCHAQADLATATRRSLDYAAAVGCPDLAVAATCLRALPVDRLRKPVWYFNIGSDDLTGPVTGSALVPQAPLAAFGSDRADPVPVLIGTTRDEFTLFVALRYLRQGQRYVAADYPRLLSETFGADAAAVGASYPIDRYGGVAQAYSAAVTDGDFACVSERMAGELSRTGPVYAYEFNDRSAPAPEVMRTLPFPIGASHSLELRYLFDVGGAPPLDPAQQQLSDQMIDYWSAFVRTGDPAVDGQPAWPGFDPAADGARMSLQADGSRVDNGYAHEHQCPFWAGLREK; translated from the coding sequence ATGCGGTCTGGGCGTCGCGTCGTCGCGTTGCTGGCAGTGCTGGCGATGCTGGTGGGAGGCTGTGCACGTGGTGGCGGTCACGCGGCGACGCCCGGTCATCCGGCCGTTGATCCGCCGGGTCACCTGCAGGGGCGGGACCCGGCGATCGTCCAGACCACAGCCGGAACCCTGCGCGGCACAGTGGCATCCGACCACCGCCTGTTCGCCGGGCTGCCGTATGCCGCCGCCCCGGTGGGACCTATGCGGTTCTCCGCACCGGCGCCCGCACCGGGATGGCCGGGGGAGCGCGACGCCACCCGGCCTGGCCCGCGGTGCATCCAGGACCCCGATTCAGATCCCGAGCGCGGGGCCAACTCTGCCGAGGACTGCCTGAGTCTGAACGTCTGGACACCGCCGGTCTCGGATGAGTTGCGCCCCGTGATGGTGTGGATCCACGGCGGCGCGTTCGTGGGCGGCAGCAGCGATATCTACGATGCGGGGCGGCTGGCCGCGCATGGCGACATCGTGGTGGTGACGATCAATTACCGTCTCGGCACGCTGGGGTTCCTGGCGCACCCGGCGCTGGGGGCCGGTGGTGACATCGGCAACTACGGCCTGGCCGACCAGCAGGCGGCGCTGCGGTGGGTGCGCGACAACATCGCCGACTTCGGCGGCGATCCGGAAAAGGTCACCGTCGCCGGTGAATCCGCGGGTGGCATGTCGGTGTGCGATCACCTGGTGTCGCCGGGTTCAGCTGGATTGTTCCGAGCTGCGATCCTCATGAGCGCGCCGTGCCACGCGCAGGCCGACCTTGCCACGGCCACCCGCCGCTCCCTCGATTACGCGGCCGCTGTCGGATGCCCAGATCTCGCGGTGGCTGCCACCTGCCTGCGTGCACTGCCGGTGGACAGGCTGCGAAAACCGGTGTGGTACTTCAATATCGGCAGTGACGATCTGACCGGTCCGGTCACCGGATCGGCATTGGTTCCCCAGGCCCCGCTGGCGGCATTCGGATCTGACCGCGCAGACCCGGTGCCGGTGCTCATCGGCACCACCCGTGATGAGTTCACGCTTTTCGTGGCGTTGCGCTACCTCCGTCAGGGTCAGCGCTACGTCGCGGCGGACTACCCGCGGCTGCTGTCCGAGACCTTCGGCGCCGATGCTGCGGCGGTCGGCGCCTCCTACCCGATCGATCGGTACGGCGGTGTGGCACAGGCATATTCGGCGGCCGTCACCGACGGTGACTTTGCGTGTGTCTCGGAGCGGATGGCCGGTGAGCTGTCCCGGACCGGGCCGGTCTACGCCTACGAGTTCAACGATCGCTCCGCGCCGGCGCCGGAGGTCATGCGAACGCTGCCTTTCCCCATCGGGGCCAGTCACTCGCTGGAGCTTCGCTATCTGTTCGACGTCGGCGGGGCGCCCCCGCTGGACCCCGCGCAGCAACAGCTCTCGGACCAGATGATCGACTACTGGAGCGCTTTCGTGCGCACCGGTGATCCCGCGGTCGACGGTCAACCGGCCTGGCCTGGGTTCGATCCGGCGGCCGACGGCGCCCGAATGTCGTTGCAAGCCGACGGCAGTCGTGTCGACAATGGCTACGCACATGAGCATCAATGCCCGTTCTGGGCCGGGCTGAGGGAGAAGTGA
- a CDS encoding nuclear transport factor 2 family protein, with the protein MATPDPHAFAEEWVKAWNAHDVEAVLAHFHDDVMFSSPVAARVLPETGGVVRGKDALRHYWTTALAAYPDLHFEVLGTYCGESALVIHYRNQLGGLVNEVLLFDGALVREGHGTYLD; encoded by the coding sequence ATGGCGACACCGGACCCACATGCATTCGCCGAGGAATGGGTGAAGGCGTGGAACGCGCACGACGTGGAGGCGGTGCTGGCGCATTTCCACGACGACGTGATGTTCAGCTCGCCGGTCGCGGCGCGGGTGTTACCCGAGACCGGTGGCGTGGTGCGGGGCAAGGACGCGCTGCGCCACTACTGGACCACGGCGTTGGCCGCCTATCCCGATCTGCATTTCGAGGTGCTCGGCACCTACTGCGGCGAATCGGCACTGGTGATCCACTACCGCAATCAACTCGGCGGACTGGTCAACGAGGTGCTGCTGTTCGACGGTGCACTGGTGCGCGAGGGGCATGGCACCTATCTCGACTAG
- a CDS encoding hotdog fold domain-containing protein — MTQPSPTYRAWKKMSTLPGGSWAFSAAAMARVPYFASILPHVVHMEPGLAEVTVPKWFYVYNHLHTVHAIASCNAAEMAMGMLMEATVPTTHRWIPKAMNVQYLAKATTSLRARAELTPPDFGTIAEGTDIVVPVSITDRHGVEVVHADITTWVTPA, encoded by the coding sequence ATGACGCAGCCCAGCCCTACGTATCGAGCCTGGAAGAAAATGTCGACGCTCCCCGGCGGCAGCTGGGCGTTCTCCGCCGCCGCCATGGCCCGGGTGCCGTATTTCGCGTCGATCCTTCCCCACGTCGTACATATGGAGCCCGGCCTGGCCGAGGTGACCGTGCCGAAGTGGTTCTACGTCTACAACCACCTGCACACCGTGCACGCGATCGCGTCGTGCAATGCCGCCGAGATGGCGATGGGCATGCTGATGGAGGCCACCGTGCCGACGACGCACCGCTGGATCCCCAAGGCGATGAACGTGCAGTACCTCGCCAAGGCCACCACGTCGCTGCGGGCCAGGGCCGAGCTCACCCCGCCGGATTTCGGCACCATCGCCGAGGGCACCGACATCGTGGTGCCGGTCAGCATCACCGACCGCCACGGCGTCGAGGTGGTGCACGCCGACATCACCACCTGGGTCACTCCGGCCTAG
- the rpsJ gene encoding 30S ribosomal protein S10 yields MAGQKIRIRLKAYDHEAIDASARKIVETVTRTGASVVGPVPLPTEKNIYCVIRSPHKYKDSREHFEMRTHKRLIDILDPTPKTVDALMRIDLPASVDVNIQ; encoded by the coding sequence GTGGCGGGACAGAAGATCCGCATCAGGCTCAAGGCCTACGACCATGAGGCCATTGATGCCTCGGCGCGCAAGATCGTCGAGACGGTCACCCGTACCGGTGCCAGCGTGGTGGGCCCCGTGCCGTTGCCGACCGAGAAGAACATTTACTGCGTCATTCGGTCGCCGCACAAGTACAAGGACTCGCGGGAGCATTTCGAAATGCGCACCCACAAGCGCCTGATCGACATCCTCGACCCGACGCCGAAGACGGTTGACGCGCTCATGCGCATCGACCTGCCGGCCAGTGTCGACGTCAACATCCAGTAG
- the rplC gene encoding 50S ribosomal protein L3, whose translation MARKGILGTKLGMTQVFDENNKVVPVTVVKAGPNVVTLIRTPERDGYSAVQLAYGEISPRKVNKPVTGQYAAAGVNPRRHLAELRVDEAAAAEYEVGQELTAEIFADGAFVDVTGTSKGKGFAGTMKRHGFAGQGASHGAQAVHRRPGSIGGCATPGRVFKGTRMSGRMGHDRVTTQNLKVHKVDAENGVLLIKGAIPGRNGGLVVVRSAIKRGEK comes from the coding sequence ATGGCTAGAAAAGGCATTTTGGGCACCAAGCTGGGCATGACGCAGGTGTTCGACGAGAACAACAAAGTCGTCCCGGTGACGGTCGTCAAGGCCGGCCCCAACGTGGTGACCCTTATCCGTACCCCCGAGCGCGACGGCTACAGCGCCGTGCAGCTCGCCTATGGCGAGATCAGCCCGCGCAAGGTCAATAAGCCCGTCACCGGCCAGTACGCCGCCGCGGGTGTCAACCCGCGCCGCCACCTGGCTGAGCTCCGGGTCGACGAGGCTGCCGCCGCCGAGTACGAGGTGGGCCAGGAGCTGACCGCCGAGATCTTCGCCGACGGTGCTTTCGTCGACGTGACCGGCACCAGCAAGGGCAAGGGCTTCGCCGGCACCATGAAGCGTCACGGCTTCGCCGGCCAGGGTGCCAGCCACGGCGCCCAGGCAGTGCACCGTCGCCCCGGCTCCATCGGTGGCTGTGCCACCCCGGGCCGCGTGTTCAAGGGCACCCGGATGTCGGGCCGCATGGGCCACGACCGGGTGACCACGCAGAACCTCAAGGTTCACAAGGTCGATGCCGAGAACGGCGTGCTGTTGATCAAGGGCGCAATCCCCGGACGCAACGGTGGTCTGGTGGTTGTCCGCAGCGCAATCAAGCGAGGCGAGAAGTAA
- the rplD gene encoding 50S ribosomal protein L4 produces the protein MTLKIDVKTPAGKTDGSVELPAALFDVEPNIALMHQVVNAQLAAKRQGTHSTKTRAQVSGGGKKPYRQKGTGRARQGSTRAPQFTGGGVVHGPQPRDYSQRTPKKMIAAALRGALSDRARNERIHAITELVEGQTPSTKSAKSFLEAITDRRKVLVIIGRTDEVGARSVRNLPGVHVISPDQLNTYDVLNADDLVFSVEALNAYISASTKDQKEGASV, from the coding sequence ATGACTCTCAAAATTGATGTGAAGACCCCGGCCGGAAAGACCGACGGTTCCGTCGAGCTGCCCGCCGCACTGTTCGACGTCGAGCCCAACATCGCTCTGATGCACCAGGTGGTCAACGCACAGTTGGCCGCCAAGCGCCAGGGCACGCACTCGACGAAGACCCGCGCCCAGGTCTCCGGTGGCGGCAAGAAGCCGTACCGGCAGAAGGGCACCGGCCGCGCTCGTCAGGGCTCGACCCGTGCGCCGCAGTTCACCGGTGGTGGCGTCGTGCACGGCCCGCAACCGCGCGACTACAGCCAGCGGACCCCGAAGAAGATGATCGCTGCTGCCCTGCGCGGTGCGCTGTCGGACCGGGCCCGCAATGAGCGCATCCACGCGATCACCGAACTGGTCGAAGGTCAGACCCCGTCAACCAAGAGCGCAAAGTCGTTCCTGGAAGCGATCACCGACCGCCGCAAGGTGCTCGTGATCATCGGCCGGACCGACGAAGTGGGCGCCCGCAGCGTTCGCAACCTGCCTGGTGTGCATGTGATCTCGCCGGATCAGCTGAACACCTACGACGTGCTCAATGCCGACGACCTGGTGTTCAGCGTCGAGGCGCTGAACGCGTACATCTCGGCGAGCACCAAGGACCAAAAAGAAGGAGCGTCGGTCTGA
- the rplW gene encoding 50S ribosomal protein L23 codes for MATITDPRDIILAPVISEKSYGLIEDNVYTFVVHPDSNKTQIKIAIEKIFDVKVSSVNTANRQGKRKRTRSGFGKRKDTKRAIVTLAAGSKPIELFGAPA; via the coding sequence ATGGCAACGATTACAGACCCCCGCGACATCATCTTGGCCCCGGTCATCTCGGAGAAGTCGTACGGGCTGATCGAGGACAACGTGTACACGTTCGTCGTGCACCCGGACTCGAACAAGACGCAGATCAAGATCGCTATCGAGAAGATCTTCGACGTCAAGGTCAGTTCGGTGAACACCGCCAACCGGCAGGGCAAGCGCAAGCGCACCCGCTCGGGCTTCGGTAAGCGCAAGGACACCAAGCGTGCCATTGTCACCCTGGCCGCCGGCAGCAAGCCGATCGAACTGTTCGGAGCCCCGGCGTAA
- the rplB gene encoding 50S ribosomal protein L2 — protein sequence MGIRKYKPTTPGRRGSSVSDFAEITRSTPEKSLIRPLHGTGGRNAHGRITTRHKGGGHKRAYRLIDFRRHDKDGVNAKVAHIEYDPNRTANIALLHYLDGEKRYIIAPQGLKQGDVIEQGPNADIKPGNNLPLRNIPAGTVIHAVELRPGGGAKLGRSAGVSIQLLGKEGTYASLRMPSGEIRRVDVRCRATVGEVGNKEQANINWGKAGRMRWKGKRPTVRGVVMNPVDHPHGGGEGKTSGGRHPVSPWGKPEGRTRKPNKPSDKLIVRRRRTGKKR from the coding sequence ATGGGAATTCGCAAGTACAAGCCGACGACCCCGGGTCGTCGCGGTTCGAGCGTCTCCGATTTCGCCGAGATCACTCGCTCGACTCCGGAGAAATCGCTGATTCGCCCGCTGCACGGCACCGGTGGGCGTAACGCCCACGGCCGCATCACCACCCGGCACAAGGGTGGCGGCCACAAGCGCGCCTACCGCCTCATCGACTTCCGTCGCCACGACAAGGACGGCGTCAACGCCAAGGTCGCTCACATCGAGTACGACCCGAACCGCACGGCGAACATCGCGCTGCTGCACTACCTGGACGGCGAGAAGCGCTACATCATCGCGCCCCAGGGCCTGAAGCAGGGCGACGTGATCGAGCAGGGGCCGAACGCCGACATCAAGCCGGGTAACAACCTGCCGCTGCGCAACATCCCCGCCGGTACCGTGATCCACGCTGTGGAGCTGCGGCCCGGTGGCGGTGCCAAGCTGGGCCGCTCGGCCGGTGTCAGCATCCAGTTGCTGGGTAAGGAAGGCACCTACGCCTCGCTGCGTATGCCGTCCGGTGAGATCCGTCGCGTCGACGTGCGCTGCCGCGCCACCGTCGGCGAGGTCGGCAACAAGGAGCAGGCCAACATCAACTGGGGTAAGGCCGGCCGTATGCGGTGGAAGGGCAAGCGCCCGACCGTCCGTGGTGTCGTGATGAACCCGGTTGACCACCCGCATGGTGGTGGTGAAGGCAAGACCTCCGGTGGCCGCCATCCGGTCAGCCCGTGGGGTAAGCCCGAGGGCCGTACCCGTAAGCCCAACAAGCCGAGCGACAAGCTCATCGTCCGTCGCCGGCGCACCGGCAAGAAGCGCTAG
- the rpsS gene encoding 30S ribosomal protein S19 has translation MPRSLKKGPFVDDHLLKKVDVQNDKNTKQVIKTWSRRSTILPDFIGHTFAVHDGRKHVPVFVTEAMVGHKLGEFAPTRTFKGHIKDDRKSKRR, from the coding sequence ATGCCTCGTAGTCTGAAAAAGGGTCCGTTCGTCGACGACCATCTTCTCAAGAAGGTCGACGTTCAGAACGACAAGAACACCAAGCAGGTCATCAAGACCTGGTCACGTCGGTCGACCATTCTCCCCGACTTCATCGGGCACACGTTTGCGGTGCATGACGGCCGCAAGCATGTCCCGGTGTTCGTCACCGAGGCGATGGTTGGGCACAAGCTCGGCGAATTCGCCCCGACGCGCACCTTCAAGGGTCACATCAAGGACGACCGGAAGAGCAAGCGGCGATGA
- the rpsC gene encoding 30S ribosomal protein S3: MGQKINPHGFRLGITTEWKSRWYADKQYKDYVKEDVAIRRLLATGLERAGIADVEIERTRDRVRVDIHTARPGIVIGRRGTEADRIRADLEKLTKKQVQLNILEVKNPESTAQLVAQGVAEQLSNRVAFRRAMRKAIQSAMRQPNVKGIRVQCSGRLGGAEMSRSEFYREGRVPLHTLRADIDYGLYEAKTTFGRIGVKVWIYKGDIVGGKRELTAAAPASDRPRRERPSGTRPRRSGSSGTTATSTEAGRAATGDAPAATEAPAAVEAAPAAESTES; the protein is encoded by the coding sequence GTGGGCCAGAAGATCAATCCCCACGGTTTCCGGCTCGGTATCACGACCGAGTGGAAGTCCCGGTGGTACGCCGACAAGCAGTACAAGGACTACGTGAAGGAAGACGTCGCCATCCGGCGTCTGCTGGCCACTGGTCTTGAGCGCGCCGGCATCGCCGACGTGGAGATCGAACGGACTCGCGACAGAGTTCGAGTTGATATCCACACCGCGCGTCCCGGCATCGTCATCGGTCGCCGCGGCACCGAGGCCGACCGCATCCGCGCCGACCTGGAGAAGCTGACCAAGAAGCAGGTTCAGCTCAACATCCTCGAGGTGAAGAACCCTGAGTCGACGGCACAGCTCGTCGCCCAGGGTGTCGCCGAGCAGCTGAGCAACCGTGTGGCGTTCCGTCGCGCGATGCGCAAGGCGATCCAGTCGGCGATGCGTCAGCCCAACGTCAAGGGCATCCGGGTCCAGTGCTCGGGCCGCCTCGGCGGTGCCGAGATGAGCCGCTCGGAGTTCTACCGCGAGGGTCGGGTTCCGCTGCACACGCTGCGCGCGGACATCGACTACGGCCTGTACGAGGCCAAGACCACCTTCGGCCGGATCGGTGTGAAGGTGTGGATCTACAAGGGCGACATCGTCGGTGGCAAGCGTGAGCTGACCGCCGCCGCACCGGCCAGTGACCGGCCGCGTCGTGAGCGTCCGTCGGGTACCCGGCCGCGTCGTAGCGGTTCCTCGGGCACCACGGCGACGAGCACTGAGGCCGGCCGCGCTGCGACCGGAGATGCGCCCGCAGCTACTGAGGCCCCCGCCGCTGTCGAGGCTGCGCCGGCCGCTGAGAGCACGGAGAGCTAA
- the rplP gene encoding 50S ribosomal protein L16, with protein sequence MLIPRKVKHRKQHHPRQRGIASGGTSVSFGDYGIQALGHAYITNRQIESARIAINRHIKRGGKVWINIFPDRPLTKKPAETRMGSGKGSPEWWIANVKPGRILFEISYPDEKIAKEALTRAIHKLPIKARIVSREEQF encoded by the coding sequence ATGCTGATTCCCCGTAAGGTCAAGCACCGCAAGCAGCATCACCCGCGCCAGCGTGGCATCGCCAGCGGTGGCACGTCGGTGAGCTTCGGTGACTACGGCATCCAGGCCCTGGGCCACGCCTACATCACCAACCGGCAGATCGAGTCCGCTCGTATCGCCATCAACCGGCACATCAAGCGTGGCGGCAAGGTCTGGATCAACATCTTCCCGGACCGCCCGCTGACCAAGAAGCCCGCCGAGACCCGCATGGGTTCCGGTAAGGGTTCGCCGGAGTGGTGGATCGCCAACGTCAAGCCGGGACGCATTTTGTTCGAGATCAGCTACCCCGACGAGAAGATCGCCAAGGAAGCACTGACTCGCGCAATCCACAAGCTGCCGATCAAGGCACGCATCGTGAGTCGAGAGGAGCAGTTCTGA